The following coding sequences lie in one Rutidosis leptorrhynchoides isolate AG116_Rl617_1_P2 chromosome 4, CSIRO_AGI_Rlap_v1, whole genome shotgun sequence genomic window:
- the LOC139904286 gene encoding uncharacterized protein: MAYSSRAVSRLCSRFQSLSPKFNTSNKNFVSLSTDSSSPSFFKFTSNPQISSSFRRTSRLPVELSALITMLPLHSATASSCLKSGLSLESQSWGLVPQGISMPL, encoded by the exons ATGGCCTACTCTTCTAGGGCTGTTTCAAGGTTATGTTCTCGATTTCAATCTTTATCCCCCAAAttcaatactagtaataaaaacttTGTATCTCTATCAACTGATTCATCATCTCCATCATTCTTCAAATTTACCTCAAACCCCCAAATTTCTTCCTCATTTCGCCGTACTTCAAG ATTACCAGTGGAATTAAGCGCGTTGATAACGATGTTGCCATTGCATAGTGCAACTGCTTCATCATGTTTAAAATCGGGATTGTCGTTAGAGTCTCAAAGCTGGGGATTAGTCCCTCAAG GCATTTCAATGCCTTTATGA